The Corynebacterium suranareeae genome window below encodes:
- a CDS encoding LysE family translocator: MEWTAFSTLVLLNLVGSLSPGPDTFFLLRLATRSRAHAIAGVAGIVTGLTVWVTLTVVGAAALLTTYPSILSIIQLVGGTYLSFMGFKLLRAAIKELFDAHQFRFNAHARPIPDAVEALGTRKQVYRQGLATNLSNPKVVMYFAAILAPLMPAHPSPLLAVGIIAAILVQTFVTFSVVCVIVSTERVRKTMLRAGPWFDLLAGVVFLVVGITLIYEGLTGLLG; the protein is encoded by the coding sequence GTGGAGTGGACCGCTTTTTCAACCCTCGTACTGCTTAATTTAGTAGGTAGTTTATCGCCGGGGCCGGATACCTTTTTCCTTCTTCGTTTAGCTACACGATCTAGAGCACACGCCATTGCAGGTGTTGCAGGGATCGTCACTGGCTTAACGGTGTGGGTAACGCTGACTGTCGTCGGCGCGGCAGCGCTTCTAACCACCTATCCGTCGATTCTTAGCATCATCCAGCTAGTCGGCGGCACATACCTAAGCTTCATGGGCTTCAAGCTGCTTCGCGCAGCCATAAAAGAGCTTTTCGACGCCCACCAGTTCCGCTTCAACGCACACGCCCGACCTATCCCGGATGCTGTTGAAGCACTTGGAACCCGCAAGCAGGTCTACAGGCAAGGGTTGGCCACCAATTTATCGAACCCAAAGGTAGTGATGTATTTCGCTGCTATTTTGGCACCACTGATGCCAGCACACCCCTCGCCTTTGTTAGCAGTGGGGATCATTGCTGCCATCTTGGTACAAACCTTTGTCACGTTTTCGGTTGTCTGCGTCATTGTTTCTACAGAACGAGTGCGTAAAACAATGCTGCGCGCCGGGCCGTGGTTTGATCTTCTCGCCGGCGTGGTTTTCCTCGTTGTCGGAATAACCTTAATTTATGAAGGACTGACCGGTTTGTTGGGTTAA
- a CDS encoding TRAP transporter substrate-binding protein — MRRRAPAAAGIIATLSLTLASCADLGGLDLDTVGAEDKTTYIKLALNQSESHPSFIALDHLSERFEEATDGRWKIEVFPNEQLGSQQEVLQFVKSGAIEMAIVSGTQLENMNKDFQVLNMPTTFGSIEHQMRVIRDQDLMEPLFQSLNESDNISVIGGFTQGTRNLYTTDAPVKTPADLAGKKIRVQESAMHIRMIELMGGSATPLSYGEVYTAMQSGVLDGAENNEISYVTQNHFEVAPYNSNTNHLVGLDYMIMRHDLLEAMSEPDRELFLKEWDAAMTEHTDLWNSETDAVIEKAKAAGAEFIDVDAEAFAEALAPIKDEFLTTDFQRKLYDDVRSFDTAGGAAS, encoded by the coding sequence ATGCGAAGAAGAGCACCTGCTGCCGCCGGAATCATCGCGACCTTGAGTTTAACTCTCGCGTCATGCGCTGACCTCGGCGGATTAGACCTTGATACCGTCGGAGCCGAGGATAAAACTACCTACATCAAATTGGCGTTAAACCAATCTGAATCCCACCCAAGCTTTATTGCGTTGGACCACCTGTCGGAGCGTTTTGAAGAAGCAACCGATGGCCGATGGAAGATTGAAGTTTTCCCGAACGAGCAATTGGGTTCACAACAGGAAGTCCTGCAGTTTGTGAAATCCGGTGCAATCGAGATGGCGATTGTGTCCGGTACACAGCTGGAAAACATGAACAAGGACTTCCAAGTTCTTAATATGCCCACCACATTTGGCAGCATCGAGCATCAAATGAGGGTGATTCGGGATCAAGACCTGATGGAACCGCTGTTCCAGAGTCTTAATGAATCAGACAATATTTCGGTTATCGGTGGCTTTACCCAAGGCACACGAAACCTCTACACCACAGATGCACCAGTGAAAACCCCAGCTGACTTGGCTGGAAAGAAAATCCGTGTGCAGGAATCTGCCATGCATATCCGCATGATTGAGCTGATGGGTGGATCGGCAACCCCGCTGTCCTACGGTGAGGTATACACCGCGATGCAGTCTGGCGTTTTGGATGGTGCTGAAAACAATGAAATCAGCTATGTTACCCAGAACCACTTTGAGGTAGCACCATACAACAGCAACACCAATCACCTTGTTGGTTTGGACTATATGATCATGCGCCACGATTTGCTTGAAGCCATGAGCGAGCCAGATCGTGAGCTGTTCCTGAAAGAATGGGATGCTGCCATGACTGAACACACAGATTTGTGGAATTCAGAAACCGATGCAGTGATTGAAAAGGCTAAAGCTGCAGGAGCGGAATTTATCGACGTTGATGCGGAGGCCTTTGCCGAAGCTTTGGCTCCGATCAAAGATGAATTCCTAACCACAGACTTCCAGCGCAAGCTTTATGACGATGTGCGTAGTTTTGATACCGCTGGAGGTGCTGCATCATGA
- a CDS encoding ankyrin repeat domain-containing protein, with product MTDPQLPDDVQELVTKIFGLAREGGANSAATLGAYVDNGVDVNLSNQDGNTLLMLAAYAGHVEVVQALIDRGADVNRVNNRNQTPLAGAIFKKEDAVIEALLAAGADPKAGTPSAIDTAKMFGREDLVERFES from the coding sequence ATGACTGATCCACAACTGCCTGATGATGTTCAAGAATTGGTAACTAAGATCTTTGGACTAGCACGTGAAGGGGGTGCAAACTCCGCTGCCACCTTAGGTGCGTATGTCGACAACGGTGTTGACGTTAATCTTTCCAATCAAGACGGCAACACTTTATTGATGCTTGCTGCATATGCCGGACACGTTGAGGTTGTTCAGGCTTTGATTGATCGTGGTGCTGATGTAAACCGCGTGAACAACCGCAATCAGACCCCACTGGCTGGTGCGATTTTCAAAAAGGAAGACGCCGTTATCGAGGCATTGCTTGCAGCTGGAGCTGATCCGAAAGCTGGAACCCCAAGCGCCATTGATACCGCCAAGATGTTTGGCCGCGAGGACCTTGTAGAACGCTTCGAGTCATAG
- a CDS encoding ComEC/Rec2 family competence protein — protein MTELRLVPVAAVMWIAVAALIISALHVLALGIIVVAVMVAVAFKHWGQGLVIGAVSLGGVAIAALRMNSAQEFVRPDTWVGTAENIKILDSGDQLISFKVEGFPALIPVFYSGDLSIEKASVIAVSGRESPDSFAGIGDLTISTTDIELLSPATGYSAWVNQVRDGFAQSVETSVGESSRGLIPGMVLGDTRLQGTIESQTYIDTGLSHLSAVSGSNVAIVVSSVVVLSYFLTAGPRTRVAASLSALVIFVSLVGFEPSVLRASVTGIVGLLAIINSSRMEPMHGLCLAVIFLLFYDSNLAVQYGFLLSCAATAGIVVLNPLLYLALGPPLARWRVPDIVVRALAVSIAADLVTIPIIALMARQVSLVSVLANVLVDIAVPPITLLGLVAVLASLLPWPVEYVLLKIIEPFTWWIHQVATWCQQLPNSTVEINAGWLGIAWASVAALWVVVIIHKGFIRTLLICCALFFLFGMWHGRLPEQMDPTHMRFVIISEESEIPDVDKGTELIIVKDPKGSMSQRPIVTSEGVPVLYPYRDGEVSIHIDGTQHAADGRF, from the coding sequence ATGACTGAGCTGCGATTAGTCCCGGTTGCCGCGGTGATGTGGATAGCGGTAGCAGCGCTGATTATTAGTGCGCTTCACGTGTTGGCATTGGGAATCATTGTTGTCGCAGTGATGGTAGCAGTGGCCTTTAAGCACTGGGGTCAGGGACTTGTCATTGGTGCTGTAAGTCTTGGGGGAGTAGCTATAGCTGCGCTAAGGATGAACAGTGCCCAAGAGTTTGTTCGGCCTGATACATGGGTGGGGACGGCTGAAAACATCAAAATTTTAGACAGCGGAGATCAACTCATCAGCTTTAAAGTAGAAGGTTTTCCAGCGCTCATCCCTGTGTTTTACTCAGGTGATCTCAGCATTGAAAAGGCATCGGTGATTGCAGTGTCGGGGCGAGAAAGCCCTGATAGTTTTGCAGGCATTGGTGATCTCACGATCTCTACAACTGATATTGAGTTACTCTCACCTGCCACTGGATATAGCGCATGGGTGAATCAGGTGCGCGATGGGTTTGCACAGTCAGTTGAAACAAGCGTGGGGGAGTCCTCTCGCGGCTTAATTCCAGGCATGGTGTTGGGAGATACCAGGCTTCAAGGAACTATTGAATCCCAAACATATATTGACACTGGTCTGTCACATCTTTCTGCTGTCAGTGGCAGCAATGTGGCAATCGTTGTCTCTTCAGTGGTGGTGCTGTCATACTTTCTTACCGCAGGTCCAAGGACCAGAGTGGCTGCTTCACTTTCCGCGTTGGTTATCTTTGTTTCCCTGGTTGGTTTTGAACCGAGTGTTTTACGCGCCTCTGTCACCGGCATAGTGGGGCTGTTAGCCATCATTAACTCTTCACGAATGGAACCAATGCATGGTTTGTGCTTGGCAGTGATCTTTCTGCTTTTCTATGATTCAAATCTGGCCGTGCAATATGGCTTTTTGCTGTCGTGTGCTGCAACAGCAGGCATCGTGGTGCTTAACCCATTGTTGTACCTGGCTCTTGGTCCACCGTTAGCGAGGTGGAGAGTTCCCGATATTGTGGTCCGAGCGTTGGCGGTATCTATTGCTGCGGATCTTGTCACCATTCCGATTATTGCGTTGATGGCCAGGCAGGTTTCCTTGGTGTCCGTGTTGGCCAATGTTTTAGTCGATATTGCCGTACCGCCGATTACTTTGCTCGGCCTTGTGGCGGTGTTGGCAAGTCTTTTGCCCTGGCCGGTGGAATACGTGCTTCTAAAAATAATTGAACCGTTTACGTGGTGGATTCACCAGGTAGCAACGTGGTGCCAGCAACTGCCCAATTCCACCGTTGAGATCAATGCAGGATGGCTAGGCATTGCATGGGCAAGTGTGGCGGCACTATGGGTGGTGGTCATTATCCACAAAGGCTTTATCCGCACCCTTTTAATTTGCTGCGCACTCTTTTTCCTTTTTGGGATGTGGCACGGGAGACTTCCTGAGCAGATGGATCCAACACATATGCGCTTTGTCATTATTTCTGAGGAATCAGAAATCCCCGACGTGGACAAAGGCACAGAGTTGATCATTGTTAAAGACCCTAAGGGAAGCATGTCTCAGAGACCTATTGTGACATCCGAAGGTGTTCCGGTGTTGTACCCCTACCGAGATGGCGAGGTAAGTATCCACATTGACGGCACGCAACATGCAGCGGACGGGAGGTTTTAA
- the holA gene encoding DNA polymerase III subunit delta, whose translation MWHDGLVASAPISVQPSVHLILGDDEFLAERARLKIVQDIRESMANPDSLQVSTLKASEITQGELLDALSPSLFAEDRVVVLTNMDQAGQDAVDLTLSAAVNPGPGTYLIVMHSGGGRSKSMVKKLEKIAVVHGAEKLKDRDRPAWVKQEFKNHKVAVTPDVVHALLEGVGSDLRELASAVSQLVDDTQGNVTVEKVRDYYVGVAEVSGFDIADSACAGQVSKAVASTRRALQLGTSPVALAAALSMKVGQIARLYSTRGRINGFELAKELGMPPFVVEKTAKVARNWSGDSVSEAVILMADLDAAVKGQSGDPEFAIEAAVRKVAELARR comes from the coding sequence TTGTGGCACGATGGTCTCGTGGCATCTGCACCTATTTCAGTTCAACCTTCAGTTCATCTTATTCTCGGCGATGATGAGTTCCTTGCTGAACGTGCACGCTTAAAAATCGTGCAGGATATCCGCGAATCTATGGCTAATCCAGATTCTTTGCAAGTTTCCACCTTGAAAGCTAGTGAGATTACGCAAGGTGAATTGCTAGATGCACTGAGCCCTTCGTTGTTTGCCGAAGACCGGGTGGTGGTCCTGACCAACATGGATCAAGCTGGTCAAGATGCTGTAGATCTAACGCTTTCTGCAGCTGTAAACCCAGGGCCGGGCACCTATTTGATCGTGATGCACTCTGGTGGTGGACGGTCTAAATCCATGGTGAAAAAGCTAGAAAAGATCGCTGTGGTGCATGGTGCAGAAAAGCTGAAAGATCGCGACCGTCCAGCATGGGTGAAGCAGGAGTTTAAAAACCATAAGGTTGCGGTCACTCCCGATGTTGTCCATGCTCTGTTAGAAGGTGTGGGATCTGATCTTCGGGAACTTGCTTCAGCAGTATCCCAATTGGTGGATGATACGCAAGGCAATGTGACTGTAGAAAAAGTCCGTGACTACTACGTTGGGGTTGCTGAGGTTTCAGGCTTTGATATCGCTGATTCTGCCTGTGCAGGGCAGGTATCAAAAGCTGTGGCTAGTACGAGACGGGCATTGCAATTAGGCACAAGCCCTGTCGCACTGGCAGCAGCGCTGAGCATGAAGGTAGGGCAAATAGCCAGGCTCTATTCCACCAGGGGTCGAATCAACGGGTTTGAACTGGCTAAAGAATTGGGCATGCCTCCTTTTGTCGTGGAGAAAACAGCGAAAGTTGCTAGAAATTGGTCTGGAGATTCCGTTAGTGAAGCCGTGATTTTGATGGCTGACCTGGATGCCGCAGTGAAAGGACAAAGCGGTGACCCAGAATTTGCCATTGAAGCAGCAGTGCGAAAAGTGGCAGAGCTGGCAAGGCGTTAA
- a CDS encoding IS3 family transposase, whose translation MKTEMYHHCGCKNHLSARATVMEYIAGWCNRRRPYSNNQGLLPAGA comes from the coding sequence CTGAAAACCGAAATGTATCACCATTGTGGCTGTAAGAATCACCTTTCGGCCAGGGCCACGGTGATGGAATATATCGCGGGTTGGTGCAACCGGCGCCGTCCTTATAGCAATAACCAGGGGCTGTTGCCCGCTGGTGCTTGA
- a CDS encoding TRAP transporter small permease translates to MMTLKSGITKALGFASTILFAVLVCVTVWQVFSRQVLHNPSTWSEELSKLLFVWLSFIGSAFLFGERGHIAVDFLARKLPLKTQRVLQVIVQLLVVLFALLGMIWGGYLAASIAWNQQLTALPLTIGWVYVVIPIAGIFIALFAIIDLISVASGKEDPYPEVDESEEPRDLDELEGHDPSAAVAGSAEGKN, encoded by the coding sequence ATGATGACACTCAAATCAGGAATCACCAAAGCATTGGGATTTGCTAGCACTATTTTGTTTGCGGTGCTGGTCTGCGTGACAGTGTGGCAGGTGTTTAGCCGCCAGGTTTTACACAACCCATCCACGTGGTCTGAAGAACTATCCAAACTGTTATTTGTGTGGCTTTCGTTTATTGGTAGTGCGTTCCTCTTCGGCGAACGCGGACACATTGCGGTGGATTTCCTAGCCCGCAAGCTACCGCTTAAAACGCAGCGTGTGTTGCAGGTAATTGTGCAGCTCTTGGTTGTTCTATTTGCCCTGCTTGGCATGATTTGGGGCGGATATCTCGCTGCATCAATCGCATGGAACCAGCAGCTAACTGCACTGCCATTAACTATTGGTTGGGTCTACGTGGTTATTCCGATTGCCGGAATCTTTATCGCGCTTTTTGCCATTATCGATCTGATCTCTGTGGCTAGCGGAAAAGAAGATCCATATCCAGAAGTTGATGAGTCAGAAGAACCCCGTGACTTAGACGAGCTCGAAGGCCATGATCCTTCGGCTGCAGTAGCAGGCTCAGCGGAAGGGAAGAACTAA
- a CDS encoding ComEA family DNA-binding protein, with product MKPDIAARLKGLTQPTGEEDLLRVGYPTPRFQISTKHALVVCIVVMLGLAGWFFTREKPVNPPTMAALAETYHTPAPSSHIVVSVVGHVEKPGLVTLAEGSRVADALGIAGALPDADLTALNLAQLLIDGTQIHVLAIGEAPAPEVAPGASSAGLVSLNSATVADLITLPGVGEKTAQAIVEFRDSNGGFSSVEDLLQVKGIGPSKFEQIAALVSL from the coding sequence ATGAAGCCGGATATAGCAGCGCGACTTAAAGGTCTGACCCAGCCCACGGGAGAGGAAGACCTGTTGCGTGTGGGTTATCCAACGCCGCGGTTTCAAATTTCTACCAAGCATGCTCTTGTGGTGTGCATCGTTGTCATGCTGGGTTTGGCTGGTTGGTTTTTTACACGTGAGAAACCGGTGAATCCACCCACCATGGCTGCGTTGGCGGAGACCTATCACACGCCTGCCCCAAGTTCGCACATTGTGGTGTCGGTGGTGGGGCACGTGGAGAAACCGGGGTTGGTAACACTTGCTGAAGGCTCCCGGGTTGCTGATGCGTTGGGTATTGCAGGTGCCTTGCCAGACGCTGATCTGACGGCATTGAACTTGGCACAATTGCTTATCGACGGCACCCAGATCCATGTTTTAGCAATCGGCGAGGCGCCAGCACCTGAGGTGGCACCAGGAGCAAGTAGTGCTGGTTTGGTGTCGTTAAATTCCGCCACGGTTGCTGATTTGATTACTTTGCCAGGGGTGGGGGAGAAGACAGCACAGGCGATCGTGGAGTTTCGTGATAGCAACGGTGGTTTTAGCTCCGTGGAAGATTTGCTTCAGGTTAAAGGTATTGGGCCTTCGAAATTTGAACAGATTGCTGCATTGGTGTCGCTATGA
- the rpsT gene encoding 30S ribosomal protein S20 codes for MANIKSQIKRNKTNEKARLRNQAIRSAVRTEIRKFNAAIEAGDKDAAQAQLRVASRALDKAVTKGVYHINNAANKKSNMAGAFNKLG; via the coding sequence ATGGCAAACATCAAGTCTCAGATCAAGCGTAACAAGACCAACGAGAAGGCTCGTCTGCGTAACCAGGCAATCCGCTCCGCAGTCCGCACCGAGATCCGCAAGTTCAATGCAGCTATCGAAGCTGGCGACAAGGATGCAGCTCAGGCTCAGCTCCGCGTAGCTTCCCGCGCACTGGACAAGGCAGTAACCAAGGGTGTCTACCACATCAACAACGCTGCTAACAAGAAGTCCAACATGGCTGGCGCATTCAACAAGCTCGGCTAA
- the lepA gene encoding translation elongation factor 4 — translation MAEKFAEKTFTDPSRIRNFCIIAHIDHGKSTLADRILQLSNVVDARDMRDQYLDNMDIERERGITIKAQNVRLPWIPRSGEFEGQQIVMQMIDTPGHVDFTYEVSRALEACEGAILLVDAAQGIEAQTLANLYLAMENDLEIIPVLNKIDLPAADPEKYALEIANIVGCEPEDVLRVSGKTGMGVPELLDKVVELIPAPTSDFEDDAPARAMIFDSVYDTYRGVVTYIRMMDGKLTPRQKIKMMSTGATHELLEIGIVSPTPKKCEGLGPGEVGYLITGVKDVRQSKVGDTVTWAIHGAEDPLRGYQEPTPMVYSGLFPISQADFPDLRDALEKLQLNDASLTYEPETSVALGFGFRCGFLGLLHMEITRDRLEREFGLDLISTAPSVNYRVVDEAGKEHRVHNPSDWPGGKLSEVYEPIVKVTIIVPSEFVGPTMELCQTKRGQMGGMDYLSEDRVELRYTMPLGEIIFDFFDMLKSRTKGYASLNYEEAGEQTADLVKVDILLQGEPVDAFSAIVHRDNAQWYGNKMTVKLKELIPRQQFEVPVQAAIGSKVIARENIRALRKDVLAKCYGGDISRKRKLLEKQKAGKKRMKNIGSVEVPQEAFVAALSTDEG, via the coding sequence ATGGCAGAGAAATTTGCAGAAAAAACATTTACGGATCCATCCAGGATTCGTAACTTCTGCATCATTGCTCACATTGACCACGGTAAATCTACGCTCGCTGATCGTATCCTGCAGCTATCTAATGTTGTGGATGCCCGCGATATGCGTGATCAGTACCTGGACAACATGGACATCGAACGTGAACGTGGCATCACTATTAAGGCCCAAAACGTTCGCCTGCCATGGATTCCTCGAAGTGGTGAGTTTGAGGGCCAGCAAATCGTTATGCAGATGATTGATACGCCGGGCCACGTTGACTTCACGTATGAGGTCTCCCGAGCTTTGGAAGCGTGTGAAGGCGCAATCCTGCTTGTTGATGCAGCTCAGGGCATTGAAGCCCAGACGTTGGCTAACTTGTACCTGGCTATGGAAAATGATCTGGAGATCATTCCTGTGCTCAACAAGATTGATTTGCCAGCGGCTGACCCAGAAAAGTACGCATTAGAAATTGCAAACATCGTTGGCTGCGAACCAGAAGATGTCTTGCGAGTATCTGGTAAAACCGGCATGGGTGTACCGGAGCTATTGGATAAAGTTGTAGAGCTGATTCCAGCACCAACCTCCGATTTTGAAGATGATGCTCCAGCACGCGCCATGATTTTCGATTCGGTCTATGACACCTACCGCGGTGTGGTCACATACATCCGCATGATGGACGGCAAGTTGACACCACGCCAAAAGATCAAGATGATGTCTACTGGCGCCACGCATGAGTTGCTAGAAATCGGCATTGTTAGCCCGACTCCTAAAAAGTGTGAAGGGCTTGGCCCCGGTGAAGTGGGCTACCTCATCACCGGTGTGAAGGATGTTCGCCAGTCCAAAGTTGGTGACACGGTTACCTGGGCAATCCATGGCGCTGAAGACCCACTTCGCGGCTACCAGGAACCAACACCGATGGTTTATTCGGGCTTGTTCCCAATTTCCCAAGCGGATTTCCCCGACTTGCGCGATGCGCTCGAAAAGCTCCAGCTTAACGACGCCTCCCTCACGTACGAACCCGAAACGTCGGTCGCTTTGGGCTTTGGTTTCCGCTGTGGGTTCCTCGGTCTGTTGCACATGGAAATTACCCGTGACCGTCTCGAGCGCGAGTTCGGGCTTGATCTGATTTCTACTGCACCTTCGGTGAACTACAGAGTTGTTGATGAAGCAGGCAAAGAACACCGCGTACACAACCCATCCGATTGGCCAGGCGGAAAGCTCAGCGAAGTGTATGAGCCAATTGTGAAGGTCACCATCATTGTTCCTAGTGAATTTGTGGGACCAACAATGGAGCTGTGTCAGACAAAGCGTGGACAAATGGGTGGCATGGACTACCTGTCTGAAGACCGCGTGGAACTTCGATACACCATGCCACTGGGTGAGATCATCTTCGATTTCTTCGATATGTTGAAGTCTCGCACCAAGGGATACGCTTCCTTGAACTACGAGGAAGCTGGAGAGCAAACAGCTGATCTGGTCAAGGTTGATATCTTGCTCCAGGGCGAACCAGTGGATGCATTCTCTGCGATTGTCCACCGTGATAATGCGCAGTGGTATGGCAATAAGATGACGGTGAAACTGAAAGAACTCATTCCACGTCAGCAGTTTGAGGTGCCGGTGCAGGCTGCCATTGGTTCCAAGGTTATTGCACGTGAGAATATCCGTGCGTTGCGCAAGGACGTTTTGGCTAAGTGCTACGGTGGCGATATTTCTCGAAAGCGCAAGCTTTTGGAGAAGCAGAAGGCCGGTAAGAAGCGCATGAAGAACATTGGATCCGTTGAGGTTCCTCAGGAAGCATTCGTCGCAGCACTATCTACCGACGAAGGATAA
- a CDS encoding type II toxin-antitoxin system PemK/MazF family toxin: MSSTLARKASGDSSDRNKPGLFKRALRFLTHPPRKQVDNSLADLREGLGLGIGDSATSSNPGSDQAALHETTEISVVPTESMARLIFYAPDMDGQADPGEVVWIWAPADGPSLPPRERAIVVVGRNRNAILGLLISCNPEHRSHEDWIDIGSGGWDPRGRQSWVRLDRVLEVSELGIRRQGTVIPQGRFERIANRLRNDFDWA, translated from the coding sequence ATGAGCTCTACGCTCGCACGGAAGGCTTCAGGCGACAGTTCCGATAGAAATAAGCCTGGTTTGTTTAAACGTGCGCTTCGATTTCTCACCCACCCGCCACGCAAACAAGTAGATAACAGTCTTGCTGATCTCCGCGAAGGGTTAGGTCTTGGCATCGGGGATTCTGCCACTAGCTCCAACCCCGGCAGCGACCAAGCGGCACTGCATGAAACAACGGAAATCTCTGTTGTTCCAACAGAATCAATGGCGCGCTTAATTTTCTACGCCCCCGATATGGATGGCCAGGCAGATCCCGGTGAAGTTGTATGGATTTGGGCTCCAGCGGATGGCCCTTCGCTACCACCTCGTGAACGCGCCATCGTTGTTGTAGGTAGAAACCGAAACGCCATCCTCGGACTACTAATTTCCTGCAACCCCGAACACCGGTCCCATGAGGATTGGATCGATATTGGATCTGGAGGTTGGGATCCACGAGGGCGTCAAAGTTGGGTCCGCCTGGATCGAGTACTCGAAGTGTCTGAACTTGGCATCAGACGACAAGGAACTGTCATCCCGCAGGGCCGATTTGAGCGCATTGCCAACCGCCTTCGAAACGACTTTGACTGGGCCTAA
- a CDS encoding TRAP transporter large permease, translating to MLSPAAVAALILVIGIVVLIIASVPVAIAIGLPSLIAAMAVLGPENAAQAVAQRMFTGTNSFTLLAIPFFVLAGSLMNSGGIATRLIDAAKVLVGRMPASMANTNIAANGLFGAVSGAAVAAASAVGTVMTPKMKEEGYSRAYSAAVNVASAPAGMLIPPSNTFIVYSLVSSTSIAALFMAGVGPGLLWILACVIVGTWLARKENYKRDQVHPTFKQALVVLWRAVPSLLMIVIVVGGILLGWFTPTESAAIAVVYCLVLGFIYRTIKVGDLAEILLKATRTTSIVMLLIAVSAALSWVMAFAKIPQMIAEALLSVSDSKVVILLIMMFILLLIGTVMDPTPAILIFVPIFLPVVTELGVDPIHFGAMVVMNLSVGVITPPVGNVLFVGSQVAGLRVETVIRRLWPYLAAIIIALFIVVFVPQISVWLPTTMGLMAG from the coding sequence ATGTTGTCACCAGCAGCTGTAGCAGCATTAATTCTTGTCATCGGCATTGTGGTACTTATCATCGCATCAGTACCCGTTGCCATCGCCATTGGTTTGCCATCTTTGATTGCAGCGATGGCTGTTCTTGGTCCGGAAAACGCCGCGCAGGCCGTTGCCCAGCGCATGTTTACCGGTACGAACTCATTTACGCTTTTAGCGATTCCTTTCTTCGTCTTAGCCGGATCGCTGATGAACTCCGGTGGTATTGCAACAAGGCTTATCGACGCCGCCAAGGTGCTTGTCGGCCGCATGCCTGCCTCCATGGCGAACACAAACATCGCCGCTAATGGTCTTTTCGGTGCAGTTTCAGGTGCAGCAGTGGCCGCAGCATCTGCTGTCGGTACCGTGATGACACCAAAGATGAAAGAGGAAGGTTACTCCCGCGCGTACTCCGCTGCAGTGAACGTGGCTTCCGCCCCTGCAGGAATGCTGATTCCGCCATCGAATACCTTCATTGTGTACTCCTTGGTGTCTTCAACCTCCATTGCCGCATTATTCATGGCAGGTGTCGGACCTGGACTGTTGTGGATTTTGGCCTGTGTCATTGTGGGCACATGGCTGGCACGTAAAGAAAACTACAAGCGTGATCAGGTACACCCAACCTTCAAGCAAGCACTCGTGGTGCTGTGGCGTGCAGTCCCATCCTTGCTCATGATTGTCATTGTGGTGGGCGGTATCTTGCTGGGCTGGTTTACCCCAACCGAGTCTGCAGCAATTGCGGTGGTATATTGCCTGGTCTTGGGCTTTATCTACCGCACGATCAAAGTGGGGGATTTGGCGGAGATTTTGCTGAAAGCTACCCGCACAACCTCGATTGTCATGTTGCTGATTGCCGTGTCTGCTGCATTGTCTTGGGTGATGGCATTTGCCAAGATTCCTCAGATGATTGCTGAAGCGTTGCTTTCAGTTTCTGATTCCAAGGTCGTCATTTTGCTGATCATGATGTTCATCTTGCTACTCATTGGCACAGTGATGGATCCGACCCCAGCAATTTTGATCTTCGTTCCTATCTTCCTACCTGTTGTCACTGAACTAGGCGTTGATCCTATCCACTTCGGTGCGATGGTGGTGATGAACCTTTCCGTGGGTGTTATTACACCACCGGTTGGCAACGTCTTGTTTGTTGGTTCGCAGGTAGCAGGACTTCGCGTCGAAACGGTGATCAGGCGCCTGTGGCCGTATCTTGCAGCCATTATTATCGCCTTGTTCATCGTTGTGTTTGTTCCTCAGATTTCTGTGTGGCTCCCGACAACCATGGGATTAATGGCAGGTTAG